A genomic region of Mycobacterium sp. Aquia_213 contains the following coding sequences:
- a CDS encoding NUDIX domain-containing protein, with translation MADHVFETASSETVYTGKIFALRRDQVRMPGGNTAARVVLEHYGAVAIVAMNRDHSIAMVYQYRHTFGRRLWELPAGLLDAAGEAPQLSAARELEEEVGLRADSWQVLVDLDTAPGYSDESVRVYLATGLTEVGRPEAHDEEADMTMRWVPIEEAVRLVFSGEIVNSIAVGGILATHAVTTGVAQPRPVDIPWPDRPKAFAAQKAEQAQR, from the coding sequence GTGGCTGATCACGTTTTCGAGACGGCGTCGAGCGAAACGGTTTACACCGGAAAGATTTTCGCCCTGCGCCGCGACCAGGTGCGGATGCCCGGGGGTAACACTGCCGCGCGGGTAGTTCTCGAGCACTACGGCGCGGTGGCCATCGTGGCGATGAATCGCGATCACAGCATCGCGATGGTCTATCAGTATCGACACACCTTCGGCCGGCGCTTGTGGGAGTTGCCGGCGGGTCTGCTCGACGCTGCGGGTGAGGCACCCCAGCTCTCGGCGGCGCGCGAACTGGAGGAGGAGGTCGGCCTGCGGGCCGACAGCTGGCAAGTGCTCGTTGACCTCGACACCGCGCCCGGATACAGCGACGAGTCGGTGCGGGTCTACCTGGCCACCGGACTCACCGAGGTCGGGCGTCCCGAGGCGCACGACGAAGAAGCCGACATGACGATGCGCTGGGTTCCCATCGAGGAGGCGGTACGCCTCGTTTTCAGCGGTGAGATCGTCAATTCGATTGCGGTGGGCGGGATTTTGGCCACGCACGCCGTGACGACGGGGGTCGCGCAGCCGCGCCCGGTGGACATCCCGTGGCCGGACCGGCCCAAGGCCTTCGCCGCTCAAAAAGCGGAGCAGGCGCAGCGATGA
- a CDS encoding CTP synthase translates to MRRHPQTTTKHLFVSGGVASSLGKGLTASSLGQLLTARGLHVTMQKLDPYLNVDPGTMNPFQHGEVFVTEDGAETDLDVGHYERFLDRNLSGSANVTTGQVYSTVIAKERRGEYLGDTVQVIPHITDEIKRRIRAIAEPDANGNRPDVVITEIGGTVGDIESQPFLEAARQVRHDLGREHVFFLHVSLVPYLAPSGELKTKPTQHSVAALRSVGITPDALILRCDRDVPEPLKNKIALMCDVDIDGVISTPDAPSIYDIPKVLHREELDAFVVRRLNLPFRDVDWTQWNDLLRRVHEPHETVRIALVGKYVDLSDAYLSVTEALRAGGFRHHAKVEMVWVPSDDCESSAGAAAALADVHGVLIPGGFGIRGIEGKIGAIRYARTRGLPVFGLCLGLQCIVIEAARSVGLTEANSAEFEPSTPDPVISTMADQEQIVAGEADLGGTMRLGAYPAVLEPDSIVAQAYGATQVSERHRHRYEVNNVYRDRIAESGLRFSGTSPDGHLVEFVEYPSDVHPFIVGTQAHPELKSRPTRPHPLFVAFVGAAIDYKEGELLPVEIPEHSSNGNQHRDSAERSIPEPATRG, encoded by the coding sequence GTGCGTAGGCATCCGCAAACCACCACCAAGCACCTCTTCGTCAGCGGTGGTGTCGCATCCTCACTCGGTAAGGGTCTGACCGCCAGTAGCCTCGGACAGCTACTGACCGCGCGCGGACTGCACGTCACTATGCAAAAGCTCGACCCGTATCTCAACGTGGATCCGGGCACGATGAACCCGTTCCAGCACGGCGAAGTCTTCGTGACCGAGGACGGCGCCGAAACCGACCTCGACGTGGGCCACTACGAGCGGTTCCTGGACCGCAACCTGTCCGGCTCGGCGAATGTCACTACCGGGCAAGTGTATTCAACCGTGATCGCCAAGGAGCGCCGCGGCGAATACCTCGGCGACACCGTCCAGGTGATCCCGCACATCACCGACGAGATCAAGCGGCGGATCCGGGCTATCGCCGAGCCGGACGCCAACGGCAACCGCCCGGACGTCGTGATCACCGAGATCGGCGGCACGGTCGGCGACATCGAGTCACAGCCCTTTCTGGAAGCGGCGCGGCAGGTCCGCCACGATCTCGGTCGCGAGCACGTCTTCTTTCTGCACGTATCGCTGGTGCCCTACCTGGCGCCCTCGGGTGAGCTCAAGACCAAGCCGACCCAGCACTCGGTGGCCGCGCTGCGCAGCGTCGGTATCACGCCCGACGCATTGATCCTGCGTTGCGACCGCGACGTCCCCGAGCCGCTGAAGAACAAGATCGCGTTGATGTGTGACGTCGACATCGACGGTGTCATCTCCACCCCGGACGCGCCGTCGATCTACGACATCCCCAAGGTGCTGCACCGCGAGGAGCTCGACGCGTTCGTGGTGCGCCGGCTCAACCTGCCGTTCCGCGATGTCGACTGGACCCAGTGGAACGACTTATTGCGCCGAGTGCACGAGCCGCACGAAACCGTGCGAATTGCCTTGGTGGGCAAGTATGTTGACCTGTCCGATGCGTACCTCTCGGTGACCGAGGCGTTGCGCGCCGGCGGGTTTCGGCACCACGCCAAGGTGGAGATGGTGTGGGTGCCCTCCGACGACTGCGAGAGTTCCGCTGGTGCCGCGGCGGCGCTGGCCGACGTGCACGGTGTGCTGATCCCCGGCGGATTCGGTATCCGCGGCATCGAGGGCAAGATCGGTGCGATCCGGTATGCCCGGACGCGCGGGTTGCCGGTCTTCGGTCTGTGCCTCGGGTTGCAGTGCATCGTGATCGAAGCCGCCCGCTCGGTCGGTCTGACCGAGGCCAACTCGGCCGAATTCGAACCGTCCACACCGGATCCCGTCATCTCGACGATGGCCGATCAGGAGCAAATCGTGGCCGGCGAAGCCGACCTCGGCGGCACCATGCGGCTGGGGGCTTACCCCGCGGTGCTCGAGCCGGATTCGATTGTGGCGCAAGCATATGGGGCCACCCAGGTGTCCGAGCGGCACCGGCACCGCTACGAGGTCAACAACGTCTACCGCGACCGGATCGCCGAAAGCGGGCTGCGGTTCTCCGGGACCTCGCCCGACGGCCACCTGGTGGAGTTCGTCGAATACCCGTCCGACGTGCACCCGTTCATCGTCGGCACCCAGGCCCATCCCGAGCTGAAGAGCCGGCCCACCCGGCCGCACCCGCTGTTCGTGGCATTCGTCGGCGCGGCCATCGACTACAAAGAGGGCGAGCTGCTTCCGGTGGAAATCCCCGAGCACTCGTCCAACGGCAACCAGCATCGAGACAGCGCCGAGCGGTCGATACCTGAACCCGCCACTCGTGGCTGA
- a CDS encoding copper transporter, translating to MISLRQHAFSLAAVFLALAIGVVLGSGFLSDTLLSSLRDEKRDLYTQINGLNDQKNVLNEKLSAANNFDSQMMGRIVHDGLAGKSIVVFRTPDAKDDDVAAVSKIVGQAGGTVTGTVSLTQEFVDANSAEKLRTVVNSSVLPAGQQLSTKLVDQGSQAGDLLGIALLINANPAIPPVDETQRDTVLTALRETGFVTYQPSEHLAAANAALIVTGGALPQDAGNQGVSVARFGAALAPHGSGVLLAGRDGSSTGGAAVAVARADAGINSAISTVDDVDAAPGRITAILGLHDLLNGGHVGQYGTGHGAASITVPQ from the coding sequence ATGATCTCGTTACGCCAACATGCCTTCTCGCTGGCCGCGGTGTTCCTCGCGTTGGCCATCGGCGTCGTCCTGGGTTCGGGCTTCTTGTCCGACACCCTGCTGTCGAGCTTGCGGGACGAGAAGCGGGATCTTTATACGCAGATCAACGGGCTCAACGACCAGAAGAATGTCCTGAACGAGAAGCTCAGCGCGGCAAACAATTTCGATAGCCAGATGATGGGCCGGATCGTGCATGACGGGCTGGCCGGCAAATCCATCGTCGTGTTCCGCACGCCGGATGCCAAGGATGACGACGTCGCGGCGGTCTCGAAGATCGTTGGCCAGGCCGGCGGAACGGTCACCGGGACGGTGTCGCTGACCCAGGAATTCGTCGACGCCAACTCCGCGGAGAAGCTGCGGACCGTGGTGAACTCGTCGGTGCTGCCCGCCGGTCAGCAGCTCAGCACCAAACTCGTCGACCAGGGATCGCAGGCCGGTGATCTGTTGGGCATCGCCCTGCTGATCAACGCCAACCCGGCAATCCCGCCCGTCGACGAAACTCAGCGTGACACCGTGCTGACAGCATTGCGCGAGACCGGATTCGTCACGTACCAGCCCAGCGAGCACCTGGCAGCGGCCAACGCCGCCCTGATCGTCACCGGCGGTGCGCTGCCGCAGGATGCCGGCAATCAGGGCGTCAGCGTGGCCCGCTTCGGCGCGGCGCTGGCGCCACACGGCTCGGGCGTGTTGCTGGCCGGGCGGGACGGATCGTCGACGGGCGGTGCCGCGGTCGCGGTCGCGCGCGCCGACGCCGGCATCAATTCCGCGATCAGCACCGTCGACGACGTCGACGCCGCGCCCGGACGGATCACCGCGATCCTCGGCCTGCATGACCTGCTCAATGGCGGGCATGTCGGGCAGTACGGCACCGGTCACGGCGCCGCGTCGATCACCGTTCCGCAGTAG
- the steA gene encoding putative cytokinetic ring protein SteA, producing MKMSGLLTRNASRPGLTGTARVDRNIDRLLRRVCPGDIVVLDVLDLDRITAEALVEADIAAVVNASPSVSGRYPNMGPEVLVNNGVTLIDETGPDIFKKVKDGSKIRLYEGGVYAGERRLIRGTERTDHDIADLMREAKSGLAAHLEAFAGNTIEFIKSESPLLIDGIGIPDVDLDMRRRHVVIVADEDSAADDLRSLKPFIKEYQPVLIGVGSGADVLRKGGYRPQLIVGDPEQISTDALKCGAHVVLPADADGHAPGLERIQDLGVGAMTFPAAGSAVDLALLLADHHGAALLVTAGHTANIETFFDRTRTQSNPSTFLTRLRVGEKVVDAKAVATLYRNHISGGAIALLALTMLIAVIVALWVSRTDGVVLHWVTDYWNHFSLWIQHLVT from the coding sequence ATGAAGATGTCAGGGCTGCTAACTCGCAACGCTTCCCGGCCGGGTCTGACCGGCACCGCACGGGTCGACCGCAACATCGACCGCCTGCTGCGTCGGGTCTGCCCGGGTGACATCGTCGTGCTCGACGTCCTGGACCTGGACCGCATCACCGCCGAGGCGCTGGTGGAGGCCGACATCGCCGCCGTCGTCAACGCATCGCCGTCGGTCTCCGGCCGCTACCCGAACATGGGCCCGGAAGTATTGGTCAACAACGGCGTCACCCTGATCGACGAGACCGGACCGGACATCTTCAAGAAGGTCAAGGACGGTTCCAAGATTCGCCTGTATGAAGGCGGGGTGTACGCAGGCGAGCGTCGGCTGATCCGCGGCACCGAGCGCACCGACCACGACATCGCCGACCTGATGCGCGAGGCCAAGAGCGGCCTGGCCGCCCACCTGGAGGCGTTCGCCGGCAACACAATTGAGTTCATCAAGAGTGAGAGCCCGCTGCTGATCGACGGCATCGGCATTCCCGACGTCGACCTCGACATGCGTCGCCGCCATGTGGTGATCGTCGCCGACGAGGACAGCGCCGCCGACGACCTGCGCTCACTGAAGCCGTTCATCAAGGAGTACCAGCCGGTCCTGATCGGCGTGGGCAGCGGCGCCGACGTGCTGCGCAAGGGGGGCTACCGTCCGCAGCTCATCGTCGGGGACCCGGAGCAGATCAGCACCGACGCCCTCAAGTGCGGCGCCCACGTCGTGCTGCCGGCCGACGCCGACGGCCACGCGCCCGGGCTGGAGCGGATTCAGGACCTCGGGGTCGGGGCGATGACGTTCCCCGCCGCGGGTTCGGCCGTCGACCTGGCCCTGCTGCTGGCCGACCACCACGGCGCGGCGCTGCTCGTGACGGCCGGTCACACCGCCAACATCGAGACGTTCTTCGACCGGACGCGCACCCAGAGCAACCCGTCGACGTTCCTGACCCGGCTTCGGGTCGGGGAGAAGGTGGTCGACGCCAAGGCGGTCGCCACCCTCTACCGCAACCACATCTCGGGCGGTGCCATCGCGCTGCTGGCGCTGACGATGCTGATCGCCGTCATCGTGGCGCTGTGGGTGTCGCGCACCGACGGCGTGGTGCTGCACTGGGTCACCGACTACTGGAATCACTTCTCGCTGTGGATTCAGCACTTGGTCACGTAG
- the recN gene encoding DNA repair protein RecN, translating to MLTEIRIESLGAISSAVGEFDRGLTVLTGETGTGKTMVVTGLHLLGGARADANRVRSGAERAVVEGRFTTTDLDDAVIAQLDEMLDASGGERDEDGSVIALRSVSRDGPSRAYLGGRSVPAKSLGDFTTGLLTLHGQNDQLRLMRPEEQRGALDRFAKAGPVLERYRKLRDAWLSARRDLFDRRNRMRELALEADRLSFALNEIDAVDPQPGEDDALVADIVRLSELDTLREAAATARAALSTEDLSGGSAADSLGRARAALESTDDAKLQALAQQVREAQTVVDDAAQELGGYLEELPVDASALESKLARQAELRTLTRKYAADVDGVLRWAAESRERLAQLDVSEEGLAVLQRRADELAGELGEAAVDLSKCRRKAAKRLAKEVTAELSGLAMADAEFTIEVSTDVAVEKDDPAVLTLPSGELARAGGDGVDLVEFGFAAHRGITVLPLAKSASGGELSRVMLALEVVLAASAAGTTMVFDEVDAGVGGRAAVQIGRRLARLARTHQVIVVTHLPQVAAYADVHLVVHPAGPRGTSVVRRVTDDERVAELARMLAGLGESDSGRAHARELLDGAQNDEI from the coding sequence ATGCTGACTGAAATCCGCATCGAGTCATTGGGTGCGATCAGCTCTGCGGTCGGGGAGTTCGACCGCGGCCTGACCGTTCTGACCGGTGAGACCGGCACCGGCAAGACCATGGTGGTGACGGGGCTGCATCTGCTCGGCGGTGCCCGCGCCGACGCGAACCGGGTGCGCTCGGGTGCCGAACGCGCGGTCGTCGAAGGCCGTTTCACCACAACCGATCTCGACGACGCCGTGATCGCGCAGCTGGACGAGATGCTGGACGCGTCGGGCGGGGAGCGCGACGAGGACGGCAGTGTGATCGCGCTGCGTTCGGTCAGCCGCGACGGACCGTCGCGAGCCTATCTCGGCGGCCGCAGCGTGCCCGCAAAATCGTTGGGCGACTTCACTACCGGGCTGCTGACCCTGCACGGCCAGAACGACCAGCTGCGGCTGATGCGCCCCGAGGAACAACGCGGCGCGCTGGACCGGTTCGCGAAGGCCGGCCCGGTGCTCGAGCGCTACCGCAAACTGCGCGACGCCTGGCTGTCGGCGCGGCGCGACCTGTTCGACCGCCGCAACCGCATGCGCGAACTCGCCCTGGAAGCCGACCGGCTGAGCTTCGCGCTCAACGAGATCGACGCCGTCGACCCCCAACCCGGTGAGGACGACGCCCTGGTCGCCGACATCGTGCGGCTTTCCGAGCTGGACACGCTGCGCGAGGCCGCGGCCACCGCCCGCGCCGCGTTGTCGACCGAGGATCTGTCCGGTGGCAGCGCTGCCGATAGCCTCGGGCGGGCAAGGGCCGCACTGGAATCCACCGATGACGCCAAGCTGCAGGCGCTGGCCCAGCAGGTCCGCGAGGCACAGACCGTGGTCGACGACGCGGCCCAGGAGCTCGGCGGCTATTTGGAAGAGTTGCCGGTCGATGCCAGCGCGCTGGAGTCCAAGCTGGCCCGGCAAGCCGAGCTGCGCACGCTGACCCGAAAGTACGCCGCGGACGTCGACGGGGTCTTGCGGTGGGCGGCCGAGTCGCGCGAGCGGCTCGCGCAACTCGACGTCTCCGAGGAAGGGCTGGCGGTGCTGCAACGCCGCGCCGACGAGCTTGCCGGTGAATTAGGCGAAGCCGCAGTCGATCTGAGTAAGTGCCGCCGCAAGGCAGCCAAGCGGCTGGCCAAGGAGGTGACGGCGGAGCTGTCCGGGCTGGCGATGGCCGACGCCGAGTTCACCATCGAGGTGAGCACCGATGTCGCCGTCGAGAAGGACGACCCGGCCGTACTCACGTTGCCCTCCGGTGAGCTGGCCCGCGCGGGTGGCGATGGCGTCGACCTGGTCGAGTTCGGCTTCGCCGCGCACCGCGGCATCACGGTGCTGCCGTTGGCCAAGAGCGCCTCCGGCGGTGAGCTGTCCCGGGTGATGCTGGCGCTGGAAGTGGTGCTGGCCGCGTCGGCGGCGGGCACCACGATGGTGTTCGACGAGGTCGACGCCGGTGTCGGCGGTCGCGCGGCCGTCCAGATTGGGCGGCGGTTGGCGCGGTTGGCGCGCACCCACCAGGTCATCGTGGTTACCCACTTGCCTCAGGTCGCGGCCTACGCCGACGTGCACCTGGTGGTGCATCCGGCCGGCCCGCGGGGAACCAGTGTGGTGCGGCGGGTGACCGACGACGAGCGGGTTGCCGAGCTGGCGCGGATGCTGGCCGGTCTGGGCGAATCCGACAGCGGTCGGGCCCATGCCCGGGAGCTACTCGACGGGGCCCAGAACGACGAGATCTGA
- a CDS encoding NAD kinase, with product MTAERTILLVVHTGREEATETARRVQKVLSANDIALRVLSAEAVDRGPLPLSPDDVRAMGVEIEVVDAEPSAAEGCELVLVLGGDGTFLRAAELARNADIPVLGVNLGRIGFLAEAEAEAIDRVLEHVVAQDYRVEERLTLDIAVRHRGRVIDQGWALNEASLEKGPRLGVLGVVVEIEGRPVSTFGCDGILVSTPTGSTAYAFSAGGPVLWPDLEAILVVPNNAHALFGRPMVTSPDATIAIEIEASGNDALVFCDGRREMVLPAGGRLEVRRCGTAVKWARLDSAPFTDRLVRKFRLPVTGWRGK from the coding sequence ATGACCGCCGAACGCACCATCCTGCTGGTCGTGCACACCGGACGGGAAGAAGCCACCGAGACCGCGCGCCGTGTTCAGAAAGTATTGAGCGCCAACGATATTGCGCTGCGTGTGCTGTCCGCCGAGGCGGTCGACCGGGGACCGCTGCCGCTGTCTCCCGACGATGTGCGGGCGATGGGTGTGGAAATCGAGGTGGTCGACGCCGAGCCCAGTGCCGCGGAAGGCTGCGAGCTGGTGCTGGTGCTCGGCGGCGACGGCACGTTCCTGCGCGCGGCGGAACTTGCCCGCAACGCCGATATTCCGGTGCTGGGCGTCAACCTGGGCCGCATCGGCTTTCTGGCCGAGGCCGAGGCGGAGGCCATCGACAGAGTGCTGGAACATGTCGTCGCCCAGGATTACCGGGTCGAAGAGCGCCTGACGCTCGATATCGCGGTGCGCCACCGCGGGCGCGTGATCGATCAGGGGTGGGCGCTCAACGAGGCCAGCCTGGAGAAGGGTCCGCGGCTCGGAGTGCTGGGCGTGGTCGTCGAAATCGAGGGACGGCCGGTGTCGACCTTTGGCTGCGACGGAATATTGGTATCGACGCCGACCGGATCGACCGCCTACGCGTTCTCCGCCGGCGGCCCGGTGCTCTGGCCGGACCTCGAGGCAATCCTGGTGGTGCCCAACAACGCTCACGCACTGTTCGGCAGGCCGATGGTCACCAGCCCGGACGCAACGATCGCGATCGAGATCGAGGCGAGCGGCAACGACGCCCTGGTGTTCTGTGACGGCCGCCGCGAGATGGTGCTCCCCGCGGGCGGCCGACTCGAGGTGAGGCGCTGTGGCACCGCGGTGAAATGGGCACGGCTGGACAGCGCGCCGTTCACCGACCGGCTGGTGCGTAAGTTCCGGTTGCCCGTGACCGGTTGGCGCGGAAAGTAA
- a CDS encoding TlyA family RNA methyltransferase produces the protein MARRARVDAELVRRGLARSRQQAAELIGAGKVSIDGMPAVKPGTAVAASAALVVADDGERRWVSRGAHKLIGALDAFGISVAGRRCLDAGASTGGFTEVLLDRGAAEVVAADVGYGQLAWSLRSDSRVNVVERTNVRDLSPEAIGGRVDLVVADLSFISLSTVLPALAGCAGPDADIVPMVKPQFEVGKGQVGAGGVVHDPGLRADSVLAVAGRAGELGWHTVDVTASPLPGPSGNVEYFLWLRADTDRGLTGDGLVDAVQRAVGEGPQ, from the coding sequence ATGGCACGACGCGCCCGCGTTGACGCCGAACTGGTGCGGCGCGGGCTCGCCCGATCCCGTCAGCAGGCCGCCGAGTTGATCGGCGCCGGGAAGGTCAGCATCGACGGCATGCCCGCGGTCAAGCCCGGCACCGCCGTCGCGGCCAGCGCCGCCCTGGTCGTCGCCGACGACGGCGAACGCCGGTGGGTGTCGCGGGGGGCGCACAAGCTGATCGGCGCGCTCGATGCCTTCGGGATCTCGGTCGCGGGCCGTCGCTGCCTGGACGCCGGCGCGTCGACCGGCGGCTTCACCGAGGTCCTGCTGGACCGGGGCGCCGCCGAGGTGGTGGCCGCCGACGTGGGCTACGGGCAGTTGGCCTGGTCGCTGCGCTCCGATTCGCGGGTGAACGTCGTCGAGCGGACCAACGTTCGCGACCTGTCGCCCGAGGCGATCGGTGGGCGCGTCGACCTGGTGGTGGCTGACCTGTCGTTTATCTCGCTGTCCACCGTGTTGCCCGCGCTGGCTGGTTGCGCCGGCCCCGACGCGGATATCGTTCCCATGGTGAAGCCGCAGTTTGAGGTCGGGAAGGGCCAGGTCGGCGCGGGCGGGGTCGTGCACGACCCCGGCTTGCGCGCCGACTCGGTGCTCGCCGTCGCGGGACGCGCCGGCGAGCTGGGCTGGCACACCGTCGACGTCACGGCCAGTCCGCTGCCGGGACCGTCGGGCAATGTCGAGTACTTCCTGTGGCTGCGCGCCGACACCGATCGGGGGCTGACCGGCGACGGGCTCGTCGATGCGGTGCAGCGCGCGGTAGGCGAGGGCCCGCAATGA
- a CDS encoding HAD-IIA family hydrolase — protein MKGIAQEYDCLLIDLDGTVFRGHRATEGAVQTLDEVSSRKLFVTNNASRSADEVATHLRDLGFTATGDDVVTSAQSAAHLLAGELPPDSPVLIVGTDSLANEIAAVGLRPVRRFDDNPVAVVQGLSMTIGWPDLAEAALAIRAGALWVAANVDPTLPTERGLLPGNGSLVAALRAATGAEPTVAGKPAPTLLNDAVARGDYRAPLVIGDRLDTDIEGANAAKFPSLMVLTGVSSARDAVYAVPAQRPTYIGHDLRALHQDSNLLAVGPQPGWAIDVGDGAVTVNGNGNDDGDGLSIVRAVASAVWGAGHSDSQGRPARIRPGDDRARDALERWSLVHAD, from the coding sequence GTGAAAGGCATTGCGCAGGAATATGATTGCCTGCTCATTGATTTGGACGGAACAGTGTTTCGCGGCCACCGCGCCACCGAGGGCGCGGTGCAGACCCTTGACGAAGTAAGCAGCCGCAAGCTGTTCGTCACCAACAACGCCTCCCGCAGCGCCGACGAAGTGGCCACCCACCTGCGCGACCTCGGCTTCACCGCCACCGGCGACGACGTCGTCACCAGCGCCCAAAGCGCCGCGCACCTGCTCGCCGGTGAGCTGCCGCCGGATTCGCCCGTGCTGATCGTCGGCACCGACTCCCTGGCCAATGAAATCGCCGCCGTCGGACTGCGTCCGGTGCGCCGCTTCGACGACAACCCCGTCGCCGTCGTTCAAGGCCTGTCGATGACGATCGGCTGGCCCGATCTCGCCGAAGCCGCACTGGCCATCCGGGCCGGCGCGCTGTGGGTGGCGGCCAACGTCGACCCCACGCTGCCCACCGAGCGGGGCCTGCTGCCCGGCAACGGATCCCTGGTGGCCGCGCTGCGGGCCGCGACCGGAGCCGAACCCACGGTGGCCGGAAAGCCCGCGCCGACACTGCTCAACGATGCGGTCGCCCGCGGGGACTACCGCGCGCCGTTGGTGATCGGCGACCGTCTGGACACCGACATCGAGGGTGCCAACGCCGCGAAGTTCCCCAGCCTGATGGTGCTGACCGGAGTCAGCAGCGCGCGGGACGCGGTGTACGCCGTACCCGCGCAGCGGCCCACCTACATCGGCCACGACCTGCGCGCGCTGCACCAGGACAGCAACCTGCTCGCGGTCGGGCCGCAGCCCGGCTGGGCGATCGACGTCGGCGACGGTGCCGTCACGGTCAACGGCAACGGCAACGACGACGGCGACGGGCTGTCGATCGTGCGCGCCGTCGCCAGCGCGGTGTGGGGTGCCGGGCACTCCGATTCCCAGGGGCGGCCGGCGCGCATCCGGCCCGGCGACGACCGGGCCCGCGACGCGCTCGAGCGCTGGTCTCTCGTGCATGCCGACTAG
- a CDS encoding tetratricopeptide repeat protein — protein MADDRQRHNGERRPRSASGWSGSGRGRSAQPRNTTGDGDRPADNAPPIPPDVDAKQLAPEIRGELSTLDRATADAVARHLVAAGELMDEDPEAALNHARAARARSSRIGAIREAVGIAAYRYGDWAQALSELRAARRMGSKSPLLPLIADCERGLGRPERAIELARGDEAAQLSGDAADELRIVVAGARSDLGQLEQALALLSTPQLDPSRSGSMAARLFYAYADTLLALGRDDEALQWFLHSAAADIDGITDAEDRVGELGSEEDA, from the coding sequence GTGGCCGACGACAGGCAGCGTCACAACGGCGAACGACGTCCGCGCTCGGCGTCTGGATGGTCGGGATCGGGCCGGGGGCGCTCAGCCCAGCCGCGGAACACCACCGGCGACGGTGATCGTCCGGCGGACAACGCGCCCCCAATACCGCCCGACGTGGACGCCAAGCAACTGGCCCCCGAGATCCGCGGTGAACTGAGCACCTTGGACCGCGCTACCGCCGACGCGGTCGCGCGCCACCTGGTTGCCGCGGGTGAGCTGATGGACGAAGACCCGGAAGCCGCCCTCAACCACGCCCGTGCTGCGCGGGCGAGGTCCAGCAGGATCGGCGCGATTCGCGAAGCCGTCGGAATCGCCGCCTATCGCTACGGCGACTGGGCGCAGGCGCTGTCCGAGTTGCGTGCCGCCCGCCGGATGGGCAGCAAGTCCCCGTTGTTGCCGTTGATCGCGGATTGCGAACGCGGCCTTGGCCGTCCGGAGCGGGCGATCGAACTGGCCCGCGGCGACGAGGCGGCCCAGCTCAGCGGCGACGCCGCCGACGAGCTGCGCATCGTGGTCGCCGGCGCCCGCTCCGATCTCGGGCAGCTCGAGCAGGCGCTGGCGCTGTTGTCCACGCCGCAACTGGACCCGAGTCGCAGCGGCTCGATGGCCGCCCGGTTGTTCTACGCCTACGCCGACACCTTGCTGGCGCTCGGGCGCGATGACGAAGCGCTGCAATGGTTTTTGCACTCCGCGGCCGCCGACATCGACGGCATCACCGACGCCGAAGACCGGGTCGGCGAGCTGGGCTCGGAAGAAGACGCGTGA
- a CDS encoding DUF732 domain-containing protein has translation MALTTALIAAAATMAAPIRADMAGNTFLSALTNAGIAVTQPATTLAQGQSVCPMLIQPGGSFDSVVSEVATGSGMTEKNAGIFTIIAIGTFCPAMIAPLIPDRFKV, from the coding sequence ATGGCGCTGACCACGGCATTGATTGCCGCAGCCGCGACGATGGCCGCACCCATCCGCGCCGACATGGCGGGCAACACCTTCCTGTCGGCGCTGACCAATGCGGGTATTGCCGTCACTCAGCCGGCCACGACGCTGGCACAGGGGCAATCGGTGTGCCCGATGCTGATCCAGCCGGGCGGTTCGTTCGACTCGGTCGTCTCGGAAGTGGCCACCGGCAGCGGGATGACCGAGAAAAATGCCGGCATCTTCACGATCATCGCGATCGGCACGTTCTGTCCTGCGATGATCGCGCCGCTGATTCCGGACCGGTTCAAGGTCTAG